The nucleotide window TCAAGTACTGGCTGCTGTCCGGACAGTGTTGGGGGCTGGACACTAAACTATGGATGTTTCCATTGTCATTGTTAACTGGAATACTCGCCAACTTCTCTTAGATTGCTTGTCTTCCGTCTACGCCACCATTCATGAACTTGCTTTTGAAGTGTTCGTGGTCGATAATGCCTCAACCGATGATAGTGTAAAGGCGGTACGAGAGTTTTATCCTGGGGTTACTGTCATCCAGAACACTGAAAACCTTGGTTTTGCTAAGGCCAACAATCTGGCTTTACGGATAATACGTGGTAATTATGCTTTGCTCCTGAACACGGACGCGGTGCTGACTGCTGGTGCGGTTGAACGACTGTTTCGTTTTATGGAACAAAATCGTGCTGTCGGTTTGGCGTGTGGTCAATTACTTAATGCCGATGGCTCAAAGCAGAACTCTATCGCTAATTTTCCCAACCTCGCCTCGTTTTTTTGTAATGAAACTCTTTTGCGGTTGCTGTTACCAAAA belongs to Desulfobulbaceae bacterium and includes:
- a CDS encoding glycosyltransferase family 2 protein, with amino-acid sequence MDVSIVIVNWNTRQLLLDCLSSVYATIHELAFEVFVVDNASTDDSVKAVREFYPGVTVIQNTENLGFAKANNLALRIIRGNYALLLNTDAVLTAGAVERLFRFMEQNRAVGLACGQLLNADGSKQNSIANFPNLASFFCNETLLRLLLPKQFPSKRQEYSEPVEVESCIGACLMVRKQAMDQVGLLDERFFFFLEETDWAFAMKRAGWLAYFVPMAKIFHLQ